The following are from one region of the Heliangelus exortis chromosome 2, bHelExo1.hap1, whole genome shotgun sequence genome:
- the NBN gene encoding nibrin isoform X3, translated as MWKLVPASGEGEPYRLLSGTEYVVGRKNSAILIQDDQSISRSHAVLIVSCPETTTTVPVLTVRDTSKYGTFVNGSKLDGTSVSLQSGDRINFGVFESKFRVEYEPLVVCSSCLDVAQKTALNQSIQQLGGLVVNEWTEECTHLVMVSVKVTVKTICALICGRPIIKPEFFVELTKAIQSRQQLPNHKSFYPPVDEPSICTEKLDLSEHHERKKIFSGKTFVFLTAKQHKKLGPAVVLGGGEAKLMTEGKKETSLLVSPEVCVVDVGLTNFQIPGCDSVRNWADSILTILQSKDLRAIPEAEIGLAVIFMSTEKYCNPQNQPGSKAPTKSTPAPAALGRAISQSFGMDETIMPADADDSTAYVADAEIGEQTCMEIENTPQMDRRGKVALEDTTALKKNPSTSGSVNAGTSVSRINRTPGLSQKSHPVSPSKFSEAVRPSETSSRHQSNSITNYFQVARKRERTGEEETSVPKVAKLEKRSLPVSKCTEPTASSLWNTGAEQHQKENNVPDPNSNSPLEDSGTEFTRECGKLASHRKDTKIISSETHASKKRKEFDDLSEDTEALEIVFGSRDLDWEDQMTDHDQEGQGNTRKKRCLEAKGSRVQEVNVKQREENKMVSEEELESVQTSERKREIKQESPVLQ; from the exons ATGTGGAAGCTGGTGCCCGCCTCAGGAGAAG gagagcCATACCGGCTTCTGAGTGGTACAGAGTATGTTGTTGGTCGCAAAAACTCAGCAATTTTAATTCAGGATGATCAGTCCATTAGTCGAAGTCATGCTGTCCTGATAGTAAGTTGTCCTGAAACAACCACT aCCGTCCCTGTATTAACAGTAAGAGATACATCTAAGTATGGTACCTTTGTTAATGGATCAAAACTTGATGGCACTTCAGTGTCTTTGCAGTCTGGTGACAGAATCAACTTTGGAGTCTTTGAGAGCAAGTTTAG AGTAGAGTATGAACCTTTGGTTGTCTGCTCCTCATGTTTAGACGTAGCtcagaaaactgctttaaatCAATCCATCCAGCAGCTTGGAGGCCTTGTAGTGAATGAATGGACAGAAGAGTGTACTCACCTTGTAATGGTATCAGTAAAAGTTACTGTTAAG acTATATGTGCTTTGATTTGTGGTCGACCAATTATAAAACCAGAGTTTTTTGTTGAATTAACCAAAGCTATTCAATCCAGGCAACAGTTGCCAAATCATAAAAG CTTTTATCCTCCAGTTGATGAGCCTTCCATTTGCACTGAAAAGCTGGATTTATCTGAGCATCATGAGAGGAAAAAGATATTCAGTGGGAAAACTTTTGTATTTCTAACTGCCAAGCAG CACAAGAAACTGGGTCCAGCAGTTGTTCTTGGAGGAGGGGAAGCAAAGTTGATGacagaaggcaaaaaagaaacatctttgTTAGTTTCTCCTGAAGTTTGTGTTGTTGATGTGGGCTTGACAAACTTTCAAATACCAGGATGTGACTCTGTGAGAAACTGGGCTGATTCCATTCTGACCATCTTGCAAAG CAAGGATCTCAGGGCTATTCCTGAGGCAGAAATTGGATTGGCAGTTATCTTCATGTctacagaaaaatactgcaacCCTCAAAATCAGCCTGGCAGCAAAG CTCCAACTAAAAGTACTCCTGCACCAGCTGCTTTAGGGCGAGCAATTTCTCAGAGTTTTGGTATGGATGAAACCATAATGCCAGCTGATGCAGATGACAGCACAGCCTATGTAGCTGATGCAGAAATAGGAGAGCAGACATG TATGGAGATAGAGAATACTCCTCAGATGGACAGAAGAGGGAAAGTGGCTCTCGAGGATACAACTGCCCTGAAGAAAAACCCTAGCACAAGTGGCAGTGTAAATGCAGGGACATCAGTATCTAGAATAAACAGAACACCTGGGTTAAGTCAAAAAAGTCATCCTGTCTCACCATCCAAATTTTCAGAAGCTGTGAGGCCTAGTGAAACCTCCTCACGTCACCAGTCCAACTCAATTACAAATTACTTCCAGGTAGCCAGAAAAAG GGAAAgaactggagaagaggaaacatCTGTACCAAAAGTAGCAAAACTGGAGAAAAGGTCATTGCCTGTTTCCAAATGCACTGAACCCACAGCTTCATCACTGTGGAACACTGGAGCAGAACAgcatcaaaaggaaaataatgtcCCAGACCCAAACTCAAATTCTCCATTAGAAGATTCAGGTACAGAGTTTACAAGGGAATGTGGCAAACTAGCAAGTCATAGAAAAGACactaaaattatttctagtGAAACGCATGcatcaaagaagagaaaagagttTGATGACTTATCTGAAGATACAGAGGCACTAGAAATTGTGTTTGGAAGCAGAGACCTAGACTGGGAAGATCAAATGACAGATCATGACCAGGAAGGTCAAGGAAATACAcgaaaaaaaagatgtttggaAGCCAAAGGAAGCAGAGTTCAAGAAGTAAATgtaaagcagagagaggag
- the DECR1 gene encoding 2,4-dienoyl-CoA reductase [(3E)-enoyl-CoA-producing], mitochondrial, with the protein MAVAVRLGRHGSAAFRFSGTGRFFSCGPNVLHQDNRAPQASFFSPVQKVMLPANSFQGKVAFITGGGTGLGKGMTTALSSLGATCVIASRKLDVLKGTAEEISSKTGNKVHAIQCDVRDPVSVKNAVAETIQVAGHPDVVINNAAGNFISPSERLSVNAWKTITDIVLNGTAFVTLEIGKELIKVQKGAAFLAITTIYAESGSGFVLPSASAKAGVEAMCKSLAAEWGKYGMRFNVIQPGPIKTKGAFSRLDPTGAFEKKIIERIPCGRLGTVEEISNLAAYFCSDYASWVNGAVIRMDGGEYVSMAGEFNDLKKVTKEQWDMMEAMIRKTKGS; encoded by the exons ATGGCGGTGGCTGTGCGGCTGGGCCGCCATGGCAGTGCAGCTTTCCGCTTCTCCGGCACCGGGCGG tttttcagctGTGGGCCAAATGTGCTGCATCAAGACAACAGAGCCCCACAAGCTTCATTCTTTTCACCTGTTCAAAAAGTGATGTTGCCAGCAAATTCCTTTCAAGGGAAAGTGGCCTTTATAACTGGCGGAGGTACTGGGCTTGGCAAAGGGATGACAACAGCTTTGTCCAGTTTAGGTGCCACGTGTGTTATAGCAAGCCG GAAGCTTGATGTTTTGAAAggaacagcagaagaaatttcttctaaaacaGGAAATAAG GTTCATGCCATCCAGTGTGATGTCAGAGATCCAGTTTCAGTTAAGAATGCTGTTGCTGAAACAATCCAAGTGGCAGGACATCCTGAT GTTGTCATAAACAACGCAGCTGGAAACTTTATTTCCCCCTCTGAGCGACTTTCTGTTAATGCATGGAAAACAATAACTGATATTGTGCTTAATGGTACTGCTTTTGTAACTCTGGAGATTGGAAAGGAGCTCATTAAAGTTCAAAAAG GAGCAGCATTCCTTGCTATTACAACAATTTATGCAGAAAGCGGTTCAGGATTTGTGTTGCCAAGTGCCTCTGCCAAAGCTGGTGTAGAAGCAATGTGCAA GTCTCTTGCGGCTGAATGGGGTAAATATGGCATGAGATTCAATGTGATTCAACCAGGTCCAATAAAAACAAAG GGTGCTTTTAGCCGCCTTGACCCAACAGGTgcatttgagaagaaaattattgaGAGGATTCCTTGTGGCCGTCTGGGAACTGTAGAAGAAATTTCAAATCTTGCTGCCTATTTCTGTAGTGACTATGCAAGCTGGGTTAATGGAGCA GTTATTAGAATGGATGGTGGAGAATACGTTTCTATGGCAGGAGAATTCAATGATTTGAAGAAG GTTACCAAAGAGCAGTGGGATATGATGGAAGCAAtgattagaaaaacaaaaggctCCTAA